TTAAGGTGTTATGTAGTTGAGCATGGTATTGTAtgcagtgtatgcatgtattaaggTGTGTACTGGTTAAGAGTAGACCTGGTTGAGGTTGTGTCGAATTCGCAGTTAAAAGTCTGAGCGGAGTATTCAGTGAATTGTTGTGAATTGGGAGTGGATTTTTCTCCTGGTTGATGTTCTTTTGGTTGGCTGTTGTTGGATGATACGATGGCAACTCCAGAACAAATTAGAGACTTTGCCACCCTTGGTAGGGAACTTGGTTACTCCGGTGGAGAGTTGAATAGTTTCGTGAATGCTCGTTGTGATGAGGCTGCAGAGAAAATGCGGGCTGAGGAAAGAGCCAAGGTCCgggaacatgaaatgaaaatggctGAAATGAGATCGACAAATTCCAGTAGTAGTACGCATGTGGATTTGAGTGGTTTGCACTTGAAAATAGGCAAGTTTGACGAGAATCGGGATAGGTTCGATGCCTATATCAACAAGTTTGAGTTGTTTGCTGACAGTCAGAAGATCCCTACTGAATTCAAGGCCTTATATCTGATTTCAAATCTGAGTGGCAAAGCCCTTGAAGTGGTGAACAGAATGGAGCCTGCTGATAGAGATGATTATGCAAGAGTCAAACAGGAGTTGATGGTGCATTTTCAGTTGACTGAAGAAGGGTATCGCAGGAAGTTTAGGACTGCACGGCCAGAGAAAGGAGAAAGGCCACATCATTTTGCGACGAGGCTCAGAGGGTATCTGGTGCAGTGGATTGAGTTGTCAGGGATCGATGAAGAGTATGATAAGTTGTTTGATCTAGTCCTACGGGAACAATTTTTGAATAATTGTTCAAAGGAAGTGGTGGCATTTTTGAAAGAAAGGGATTGTGATTCAATGGAGGTGGTCAGTAAGAATGCTGATGTGTATGTAAATGCACATGGTGTGCACACATTTGGACAGCAATCAAAGACATCTGATCAGAATCAGAAATGGGGAGGTTCAAAGCCCTCACAAGGTGGTGTGAAAAACACACCAGGCAGTCCGAAACCCCCACAGCGCCCATTTGAAGTGAGGGGAAGGAATCAGCCATCACAGGGTAAGAAAACCCAGTATGGGGCTGGGCGCGGAGATGGCCCGAGGGGTTGTTATCAGTGTGGGAGTCCTACACATTTGAAGAGGGATTGTCCCATGGTGCGTGTGAAATCAGCTCAAGCAATGGTTGGTACAGAGGTGCTAACTGAAGGATCAGAAATGACACGGTCAAACATGGATGCTAGCACGCCGTCAGCTGGCAGTCCAGGAAACTCAATAGGTAGTTTGAGGTCAAATGACGGGGGTGGCAAACAGCCACAGGCAACAGGGCAATCAGCTGCGTGCATGCCTGTTGGAAATCATGTGCCCGTTGACGGGTATCAGAAAGTTGAAAAGCTGGGAATGGCTTACGGACAAGTAAGTGCGATGATGAATCGTATGCCAGTTGTTTCAGGCAGGTTATATCCTGGTGAAGTTCCAATTTCAGTACTCCGTGACACAGGATGCAGTACATGTGTTGTTAAGTCCAGACTGGTTGAGAGACATCAGCTGACTGGGAAGTGTCAAACAGTGAGGTTGATTGATGGAACAGTCAAGCAATTTCCAGTCGCCAAGGTAGAGTTAGACTCTCCATATTTTTCAGGTGAGATTGAAGCATTGTGTATGCCGGATTGCTTGTGTGAAGTGATTGTTGGGAATGTCACTGGTGCACGTGAGCCCAATGATCCAGATTTGAAGTGGGTGCCCAGAGGGGGCAAAGCATTGAGTGACGATGCTGATCAGGAGGATGATGGTGGTAGATACGTCATTGGAGATGGTGAGCAAACTGTAGATACCAAGGTTGATGGCGTTGATAAGGAAGAGGTTGACAATCTTTCTGAGGTGAAAGAAGATGATCCACAGGTGATGGCAGTCGAAACCCGATCTCAGAAGGAAGACCAGGTGTTGGGCGAGACAGAGTGTTCAGTCAGGAATGATGACAGTGGAGTGCCAGCTGTCATGGCTGTGGAGACACGGGCCCAAAAAGCACGCAGTACAAAACCCAAGAAGGGGTTAGTTGTGGTCGATTCGGTCAAAGTCGCAGATCCGCCAGAGTTTCGTCAGAAACAGAAAGATGACCCCACTCTTCGAGCATCGTGGGATAAGGTTGGTGTGACTGATAATTCCAGGTATCTGTTCCGGGTAGATCAAGGTTGCCTATTGAGGCAGGAAAGAGATCCGCAAAACCCGACAGAGGGGATTGGCCCAAAACTTGTTGTGGTGCCAAAGGAATATCGTGCTGATATCATGCATTTGGCACATGAGTCATTGTTTGGTGGTCACTTAGGGATCAACAACACATTGTCAAAGGTAAAGACACAGTTCTTTTGGCCGGGCATGTATGAAGACATTGCCAATTTCTGccgatcatgtgatgtatgtcAGAAGACCATCAGCAAAGGCAAAGTACCCAAGGTGGAGTTAGGTAGACTACCAACAATCGAGGTACCATTTCAGCGTATCGCCATCGATTTGATGGGGCCGTTCACTCCCTCTGAACGTGGTCACACCTACATATTGACAATTGTAGATTATGCCACGAGGTATACGGAAGCGATTCCGTTGAAGTCAATAACGACAGTCGATGTCGCAGAAGCACTGGTGACAGTGTACAGTCGAGTGGGTATACCGCAAGAGGTTATGTCTGACCTAGGACCCCAATTTGTCTCTGACTTGATGAAAGAAGTCTGCCGGTTATTGTCAATCAAGCAGTTGACGAGTTCCCGATACCATCCCATGTGCAACGGGCTAGTGGAACGGTATAATGCTGTGGTGAAATCGTCTTTGAAGCGGTTGTGCACAGAGGAGCCACGCCAATGGGATAGGTATCTTCCTGCCCTTTTGTTTGCTTTGCGAGAGGCACCAAGCTCAAGCCTGGGTTTTTCTCCATTTGAATTACTATACGGTCGGCATGTGAGAGGACCCATGGAGGTTTTGAGAGAGCTGTTGACAAACGATGCTGTCGAgccagaaagaaagagtgaGTATGAGTATGTCATCGAGTTGAGAAAGAGACTTGTTGAGTCATGGCAGATGGCACAGGAAAATTTGAAGCAGTCGGCAAAGCGATACAAGACCTACTATGATCGAGGTGCGAAGAAACGGAAGTTGAAGATCGGAGACAAAGTCTTGGTGTTACTGCCGACGGAGCAAAACAAGC
This sequence is a window from Diadema setosum chromosome 13, eeDiaSeto1, whole genome shotgun sequence. Protein-coding genes within it:
- the LOC140237019 gene encoding uncharacterized protein gives rise to the protein MATPEQIRDFATLGRELGYSGGELNSFVNARCDEAAEKMRAEERAKVREHEMKMAEMRSTNSSSSTHVDLSGLHLKIGKFDENRDRFDAYINKFELFADSQKIPTEFKALYLISNLSGKALEVVNRMEPADRDDYARVKQELMVHFQLTEEGYRRKFRTARPEKGERPHHFATRLRGYLVQWIELSGIDEEYDKLFDLVLREQFLNNCSKEVVAFLKERDCDSMEVVSKNADVYVNAHGVHTFGQQSKTSDQNQKWGGSKPSQGGVKNTPGSPKPPQRPFEVRGRNQPSQGKKTQYGAGRGDGPRGCYQCGSPTHLKRDCPMVRVKSAQAMVGTEVLTEGSEMTRSNMDASTPSAGSPGNSIGSLRSNDGGGKQPQATGQSAACMPVGNHVPVDGYQKVEKLGMAYGQVSAMMNRMPVVSGRLYPGEVPISVLRDTGCSTCVVKSRLVERHQLTGKCQTVRLIDGTVKQFPVAKVELDSPYFSGEIEALCMPDCLCEVIVGNVTGAREPNDPDLKWVPRGGKALSDDADQEDDGGRYVIGDGEQTVDTKVDGVDKEEVDNLSEVKEDDPQVMAVETRSQKEDQVLGETECSVRNDDSGVPAVMAVETRAQKARSTKPKKGLVVVDSVKVADPPEFRQKQKDDPTLRASWDKVGVTDNSRYLFRVDQGCLLRQERDPQNPTEGIGPKLVVVPKEYRADIMHLAHESLFGGHLGINNTLSKVKTQFFWPGMYEDIANFCRSCDVCQKTISKGKVPKVELGRLPTIEVPFQRIAIDLMGPFTPSERGHTYILTIVDYATRYTEAIPLKSITTVDVAEALVTVYSRVGIPQEVMSDLGPQFVSDLMKEVCRLLSIKQLTSSRYHPMCNGLVERYNAVVKSSLKRLCTEEPRQWDRYLPALLFALREAPSSSLGFSPFELLYGRHVRGPMEVLRELLTNDAVEPERKSEYEYVIELRKRLVESWQMAQENLKQSAKRYKTYYDRGAKKRKLKIGDKVLVLLPTEQNKLLVKWKGPYEVVGAKYDYDYVVDVDGVKKTFHINMLKRYFSRVAEEETAGSCFEVCHDGGVDELWSDEGMENNDDVFTEIPEMPCPIQREFVEDVQLDVSLDEVKQEQIRRLLCEYQDVFTDVPKKSSIAECKIHLTTDEPVRSPPYRVPQALQGEIQKEVEMMVKLGVIEPSDSPYGHPIVMVKKPDGTNRFCIDFRRLNKVTVFDPEPMPVQQDLFASLAKSKYFSKLDLSKGYWQLPLRDSDKAKTAFLTPIGQFQFRYMPFGLVTAGAQFTKMMRKLLLGVPNVMTYIDDVLVHTNSWEEHVTTLSAVLSRLREANLAARPTKCALGFQSIEFLGHEVSEGILQTSERLTKKIAEAPRPVTKKQVRSFLGLTGYYRDFIPNYADVALPLTNLTKKGSPEKVKWGEGEEQAFLGMKKSLIKPPILHLPDETKVFKLKVDASDTGLGAVLMQERNGEDFPVAYASRKLLPRECRYATIEKECLAIVWAIRKFEFYLCGRSFEVHTDHKPLTYIQAKKMHNKRIMRWCMSLQEHRFRLVSVKGKDNVAADAMSRLV